In a single window of the Anabas testudineus chromosome 17, fAnaTes1.2, whole genome shotgun sequence genome:
- the dnm3b gene encoding dynamin-3, translating into MGNRGLEDLIPLVNRLQDAFSSIGQACNLDLPQIAVVGGQSAGKSSVLENFVGRDFLPRGSGIVTRRPLVLQLINATAEWAEFLHCKGKKFTDFDEVRQEIEAETDRVTGANKGISPVPINLRVYSPHVLNLTLIDLPGITKVPVGDQPADIEQQIRDMIMQFITRESCLILAVTPANTDLANSDALKLAKDVDSQGLRTIGVITKLDLMDEGTDARDVLENKLLPLRRGYIGVVNRSQKDIDGKKDIKAALEAERKFFLSHPAYRHMADKMGTPRLQKVLNQQLTNHIRDTLPAFRSKLQSQLLALDKEAEEYRGYRPDDPSRKTKQLLQMVQQFSVDFEKRIEGSGDQVDTVELSGGAKINRIFHERFPFELVKMECDEKEMRREISYAIKNIHGIRTGLFTPDMAFEAIVKKQIIKLKEPCVKCVDMVIQELINTVRQCSNKLECFPRLREETERIVTSHIRDRESRAKDQVLLLIDIQLSYINTNHEDFIGFANAQQRSSQTNKSQSSAGNQVIRKGWLTINNISIMKGGAKEYWFVLTAESLSWFKDDEEKEKKYMLPLDNLKVRDVEKSFMSSKHIFCIFNTESRNVYKDNRTLELACDSQDDVDSWKSSLLRAGVYPEKTITVESDTTTTTDNFSMDPQLERKVETIRNLVDSYMAIVNKCIRDLIPKTIMHLMIGNVKDFINAELLAQLYSAGDQNALMDESQEQAQRRDEVLRTHQALKEALAIIGDISTSTVTVPLPPPVDTSWVGGSSGGRRSPPPSPTAPRRMSSGQRPAPRGAPPPPNRPGPLGPFNNSADSPQAPSRPNRAPPSIPSRRPPPSPTRQVPP; encoded by the exons ATGGGAAACCGTGGCTTGGAGGACTTGATCCCGCTGGTCAACAGGCTGCAGGATGCCTTCAGCTCCATCGGCCAGGCCTGCAACCTGGACCTGCCGCAGATCGCGGTGGTCGGCGGCCAGAGCGCAGGAAAGAGCTCCGTGCTGGAAAACTTTGTAGGCAG GGATTTTCTGCCTCGTGGATCTGGCATTGTCACCCGCAGGCCCCTGGTTCTGCAGCTTATCAACGCCACTGCAG AATGGGCTGAGTTTCTCCATTGCAAAGGGAAAAAGTTCACAGACTTCGATGAGGTTCGTCAGGAGATTGAGGCAGAGACGGACCGTGTCACAGGGGCCAACAAAGGCATATCTCCCGTCCCCATAAACCTGCGGGTTTACTCCCCTCATG TGCTCAACCTGACTCTCATCGACCTGCCGGGAATCACTAAGGTGCCTGTTGGGGACCAGCCTGCAGATATCGAGCAGCAGATCAGGGACATGATCATGCAGTTCATCACCAGAGAGAGCTGCTTGATCCTGGCTGTCACTCCAGCCAACACTGACCTGGCCAACTCTGATGCCCTGAAACTGGCAAAGGATGTTGATTCCCAGG GTTTGAGAACTATTGGCGTGATCACTAAGCTGGATTTGATGGACGAAGGCACGGATGCCcgagatgtgctggagaacaagTTGCTGCCGCTGCgaagag GATATATCGGCGTGGTCAATCGCAGTCAGAAGGACATCGACGGAAAAAAAGACATCAAGGCGGCTttggaggcagagaggaagttCTTCTTGTCCCACCCTGCTTACAGGCACATGGCTGATAAAATGGGCACTCCACGCCTGCAGAAAGTGCTCAACCAG CAACTGACCAACCACATCCGGGACACTCTGCCAGCTTTCCGCAGTAAGCTGCAGTCCCAGCTGTTGGCTCTGGACAAGGAGGCTGAAGAATACCGGGGATACCGACCCGATGACCCCTCTCGCAAAACCAAGCAGCTGTTGCA GATGGTGCAGCAGTTCTCTGTGGACTTTGAGAAAAGGATTGAGGGTTCAGGAGATCAGGTGGATACGGTGGAGCTGTCTGGTGGAGCGAAAATCAACCGCATCTTCCATGAGCGTTTCCCCTTTGAGCTGGTCAag ATGGAGTGTGATGAGAAGGAGATGCGTCGTGAGATCAGCTATGCCATCAAGAACATCCACGGTATCAG GACTGGACTTTTCACCCCAGACATGGCATTTGAGGCCATTGTGAAGAAGCAGATCATAAAGCTGAAGGAGCCTTGTGTCAAGTGTGTGGACATGGTCATCCAGGAACTGATCAACACGGTGCGCCAGTGCTCCAACAAG TTGGAATGCTTCCCGAGGCTGcgagaggaaacagagagaattGTGACTTCTCatatcagagacagagagagtcgAGCCAAGGACCAG gttctTCTGTTGATTGACATCCAGCTCTCCTATATCAACACTAACCACGAGGACTTCATTGGCTTTGCTAA TGCGCAGCAGAGGAGCAGTCAGACTAATAAGAGCCAGAGTTCTGCAGGAAATCAG GTCATCCGTAAAGGGTGGCTGACcatcaacaacatcagcatcatgaAGGGAGGCGCTAAAGAGTACTGGTTTGTGCTGACTGCTGAGAGCCTCTCCTGGTTCAAGGATGACGAG gagaaggagaaaaagtaCATGCTCCCCCTGGACAACCTGAAGGTCCGCGATGTGGAGAAGAGTTTCATGTCCAGCAAGCACATATTCTGCATTTTCAATACAGAGTCAAG GAATGTCTACAAGGACAATCGGACCCTGGAGTTGGCCTGTGACTCTCAGGATGATGTGGACAGTTGGAAATCTTCTCTCCTCCGTGCTGGAGTCTATCCTGAGAAGACCATAACG GTTGAGAGtgacaccaccaccaccacagatAACTTCTCCATGGACCCTCAGCTGGAGCGTAAAGTGGAAACCATCCGCAACCTGGTGGACTCCTACATGGCTATTGTCAACAAGTGCATCCGAGACCTCATACCCAAGACCATCATGCATCTCATGATTGGCAAT GTCAAGGACTTTATCAATGCCGAGCTGTTGGCCCAGCTGTATTCTGCAGGTGACCAGAATGCCCTAATGGATGAGTCTCAGGAGCAGGCACAGAGGAGGGATGAGGTTCTGAGGACCCACCAGGCCCTGAAAGAGGCTCTAGCCATTATTGGTGATATCTCCACCTCTACTGTTACAGTCCCCTTGCCTCCGCCTGTTGACACATCATGGGTGGGAGGATCTAGTGGTGGTCGCAG GTCTCCTCCACCCAGCCCCACAGCCCCCAGGAGGATGTCTTCAGGCCAGCGTCCAGCTCCCAGAGGggctccaccaccaccaaatCGCCCAGGACCCCTAGGACCCTTCAATAACAGCGCTGATAGCCCTCAGGCTCCCAGCCGCCCAAACAGGGCCCCTCCTAGCATCCCCAG TCGGCggccccctccctctcctacAAGGCAGGTCCCACCGTAA
- the LOC113172312 gene encoding myocilin-like, whose protein sequence is MWLQVSFLYLSCLILSSQSRAQAQAQAQASLRHSSDPAGRCHYTFTVASPDESSCPGSSEKAELDGVLSRLTLLEALVSRLITGLDGGTGTDHDQGLQEAHSQVTRERNHLQQIQELQKRLAELSQEAEHLRQTPCLQTHTSGSHHHEIRPASDPPYSPGNRMYQEMKAEVTEVPASHLIPEGTHNSTGCGELLSVGDPVLHRKADSITGKYGVWLQDPEPQGTYYTNKTVWRIDAVGKDVRQLFAYEDMDQFSRGFPMKVLVLPEPMESTGATMYRGSLYYQHKHSRTLIRYDVASESLASRLDLPHASFHGQHPYSWGGYTDIDLAVDEQGLWAIYSTNKAKGSIVISKLDPQSLEVKKSWETNIRKKTVANAFMVCGRLYTLASYTTQNTTINYVFDTATGTRRALSVPFKNKYRYNSMLDYNHAQRKLYAWDNFHMVTYDIRLGRAGHSSS, encoded by the exons ATGTGGCTTCAAGTGTCTTTCCTATATCTGTCTTGCTTAATTCTGTCAAGCCAAAGCCGGGCTCAAGCTCAAGCTCAAGCTCAAGCCTCCCTCCGTCACTCCAGTGATCCTGCTGGACGCTGCCACTACACTTTCACCGTGGCCAGTCCAGATGAGTCCAGCTGCCCTGGAAGCAGTGAAAAAGCAGAGCTGGATGGAGTTTTGTCCCGACTCACGCTACTGGAGGCTCTGGTCAGCAGGCTCATAACAGGTTTAGATGGAGGCACAGGGACTGATCACGACCAGGGTCTCCAGGAAGCTCATTCCCAAGTTACAAGGGAAAGAAACCATCTGCAGCAGATCCAGGAGCTGCAGAAGAGGCTGGCTGAGCTGAGCCAGGAGGCAGAGCACCTCAGGCAGACACCctgcctgcagacacacacctcAGGAAGCCACCATCATGAAATCAGACCTGCCAGTG ACCCTCCATACAGTCCTGGGAATAGGATGTACCAGGAGATGAAAGCTGAGGTGACAGAGGTTCCAGCATCCCACCTTATTCCTGAAGGAACTCACAACTCCACCG gATGTGGAGAGCTGCTGTCAGTGGGGGATCCTGTGTTGCACAGGAAGGCTGACAGTATCACAGGGAAGTATGGAGTGTGGCTGCAGGATCCTGAGCCTCAGGGCACCTATTATACCAATAAGACAGTGTGGCGTATTGATGCCGTGGGCAAAGATGTCCGTCAGCTCTTTGCATATGAAGACATGGATCAATTCTCCAGGGGATTTCCTATGAAGGTCCTGGTCCTGCCGGAGCCTATGGAAAGCACTGGGGCAACCATGTACCGTGGCTCCCTCTATtaccagcacaaacacagccgTACCCTGATTCGCTACGACGTGGCCTCTGAGAGCCTGGCATCACGCCTGGACCTGCCTCATGCTAGTTTCCACGGTCAGCACCCTTACTCCTGGGGCGGCTACACTGACATTGACCTGGCAGTGGATGAACAAGGCTTGTGGGCAATCTACAGCACAAACAAGGCAAAGGGTTCAATTGTGATTTCAAAGCTGGACCCCCAGAGCCTGGAAGTGAAGAAGAGCTGGGAGAccaacatcaggaagaagacAGTAGCCAATGCTTTCATGGTATGTGGACGCCTGTACACTCTGGCCAGCTACACCACCCAAAACACCACCATCAACTATGTTTTTGACACAGCCACCGGCACGAGACGGGCTCTCTCTGTGCCTTTCAAGAATAAGTACCGCTACAACAGCATGCTGGACTATAACCACGCCCAGAGGAAGCTGTATGCTTGGGACAACTTCCACATGGTCACCTATGACATCAGACTGGGCAGGGCcggccacagcagcagctga
- the LOC113172313 gene encoding phospholipid phosphatase 6-like: MSSPSSRRNSGRGPVGGYRSTSECHVRRRSSSCSHVSSGAQGEELSVSLSEPIFTITLRLLLAIDLWLSKRLRVCACEKSPWGSVRPVVRLVEFSGHVAPWFIGTVYALLRGETAAEQEIMLDLALALLLDLLLVRVVKTLVRRRRPAQNHSDILSTFLVERYSFPSGHATRAAMCARFLLAQLVDTASMRVLVIGWAALVSLSQLLLARHYVTDVGFGLAMGYCQYSLVDRFWVTWDFLQDLLFTLQGLRWTPYGKQ; the protein is encoded by the exons ATGTCCTCGCCTTCGTCAAGACGGAATAGTGGCCGCGGACCTGTTGGTGGATACCGGTCGACGTCTGAGTGCCATGTGCGCCGCCGGAGCTCCAGCTGTTCTCACGTCTCCTCTGGCGCACAAGGTGAAGAGCTTTCCGTCAGTCTGAGCGAGCCGATATTCACCATAACGCTCCGGCTGTTGCTGGCCATAGATCTGTGGCTGTCCAAGCGTCTCAGAGTGTGCGCCTGTGAAAAGTCACCGTGGGGCAGCGTGCGGCCCGTGGTGCGGCTGGTGGAGTTCTCCGGCCACGTCGCCCCGTGGTTCATCGGCACCGTGTACGCGCTGCTGCGCggagaaacagcagctgaacagGAGATCATGCTGGACTTGGCTCTGG CTCTGTTGTTGGACCTGCTCTTGGTCAGAGTTGTTAAGACTCTGGTCAGACGTCGAAGGCCTGCCCAGAATCACTCTGACATCCTCTCCACCTTCCTTGTGGAGCGCTACTCCTTCCCTTCAGGCCATGCCACACGGGCGGCCATGTGTGCCCGCTTCCTCCTAGCGCAGCTGGTGGACACAGCCTCCATGCGGGTCCTGGTGATAGGATGGGCCGCTCTGGTGAGCCTGTCTCAGCTGCTGCTTGCCAGGCACTATGTGACAGATGTGGGCTTCGGCTTAGCTATGGGTTACTGCCAGTACAGCTTGGTGGATAGGTTTTGGGTGACTTGGGACTTCCTGCAGGATTTACTGTTCACTCTCCAAGGCTTGCGGTGGACTCCATATGGGAAACAATAG
- the LOC113172314 gene encoding peroxiredoxin-6-like, with protein sequence MPGPLLGDVFPDFEAESTIGKIKLHEFFGDSWGILFSHPKDYTPVCTTELGRCARLFSEFSKRNVKMIALSIDSLEDHHGWSTDILAYNCDESGSRSLPYPIIADSNRELAVALGMLDPDERDKDGLPLTARCVFIIGPDKRLKLSVLYPATTGRNFDEILRVVDSLQLTAGRKVATPADWRPGDCVMVPPNMSEEEAASLFPAGVFSKDLPSGKKYLRYTTQQQPKQRPPSDRQCPGL encoded by the exons ATGCCCGGACCGCTGCTCGGAGATGTGTTTCCTGATTTCGAGGCAGAGAGCACCATTGGCAAAATTAAACTCCACGAATTCTTCGGTGATTC aTGGGGTATTCTGTTCTCCCACCCCAAAGACTACACCCCCGTGTGCACCACTGAGCTGGGTCGATGTGCCAGGCTGTTCAGTGAGTTCAGTAAACGCAATGTCAAAATGATTGCCCTGTCCATTGACTCACTGGAGGATCACCACGGCTGGAGCACG GACATCCTGGCGTACAACTGTGATGAGTCTGGCAGCCGTTCCCTGCCCTATCCCATCATAGCAGACAGTAACCGGGAGCTGGCAGTAGCCCTGGGCATGCTGGACCCAGACGAGAGGGACAAAGACGGCTTGCCCCTCACAGCTCGCTGT GTGTTTATCATCGGCCCCGACAAAAGGCTGAAACTGTCAGTGCTGTACCCCGCCACCACAGGACGCAACTTCGATGAGATTTTGCGAGTGGTGGACTCGCTTCAGCTCACGGCAGGGAGAAAAGTGGCCACGCCTGCAGACTGGAGG CCTGGAGACTGCGTGATGGTTCCTCCCAACATGTCAGAGGAAGAGGCTGCCTCTTTGTTCCCAGCTGGAGTCTTCAGCAAAGACTTGCCCTCTGGCAAGAAGTACCTGCGCTACACAACCCAGCAACAACCAAAACAACGGCCTCCATCAGACAGACAGTGTCCTGGTCTTTGA